The Arabidopsis thaliana chromosome 5, partial sequence genomic interval ATTGAGGACGAAAAAGCGAAAGCCTCTGAAGGTGGGAAGGCTAAGAATACTCAACAGACTGATGTTGGATCAACAAAAAACACCCCTGTATTGTTAAGTCCCAAGCAAATGGCTGTAGAAGGATTTAAGGCTCAAAGTGAAATGGTTATTGACAATCTCGATAGGCTCATTACCGCATGGGAAGAAAGGAAAGAGTCTGTTATTGTTGAAGGTGTCCATTTAAGCCTCAACTTTGTGGTAAGACTCAATTTGTTCTCTTTAACACATTTCATTTTGAAAGTTGTAATTCTAACTTCTAACTTGTTTTCAGATGGGACTGATGAAAAAGCATCCTTCTATAGTTCCTTTCATGGTATACATCGCAAACGAGGAGAAACATTTGGAACGATTTGCAGTTAGAGCTAAGTACATGACCCTGGACCCAGAGAAAAACAAgtatgtaaaatatatacgTAACATCAGAACAATACAGGATTACTTGTGTAAACGAGCTGACAAACATCTCGTCCCCAAGATAAACAATACCAATGTCGACAAGAGTGTGGCTGCGATCCACGCTACAGTCTTCAGTTGCCTGCGTAGGCGAGAAGCAGGAGAGCATCTCTATGATGCTACTACAAATACTGTCTCAGTGATTGACGATGAGTATAGAAACCAGTGTACAGCTAATTCATTGAGCTCCAAAGGAATGTTTCAGCTGATCCAAAGAAAAGGTTCTTCTAGGCATCTTATGGCTCTTCTCAATACTGATGGCACTTTCGCAAGAACTTGGCCCGTTACTGGTAAGGTCGATGAGAGTGGAAAGCCAGTCTTTTGTAATGAGATgattgaagaaaatggaatgGAGCACCCGGTCTATGGATACCTACAGAAAGCTGAACCGGTGAATCTTCAGTTTGGTCTATTTGGGATCAGTGCTTGGCCTAGTGATGG includes:
- a CDS encoding P-loop containing nucleoside triphosphate hydrolases superfamily protein, with the protein product MMRSFVDEKQNPLLWASTYHAGEYLDPVAVAESKARRRRAKKMDSIEDEKAKASEGGKAKNTQQTDVGSTKNTPVLLSPKQMAVEGFKAQSEMVIDNLDRLITAWEERKESVIVEGVHLSLNFVMGLMKKHPSIVPFMVYIANEEKHLERFAVRAKYMTLDPEKNKYVKYIRNIRTIQDYLCKRADKHLVPKINNTNVDKSVAAIHATVFSCLRRREAGEHLYDATTNTVSVIDDEYRNQCTANSLSSKGMFQLIQRKGSSRHLMALLNTDGTFARTWPVTGKVDESGKPVFCNEMIEENGMEHPVYGYLQKAEPVNLQFGLFGISAWPSDGATSRAGSVDDCKADMAETSSRYYSSCCSSPRMSEGTSKELKEDQSVHGSDEEVEDDPPEPDTDFSDDDNKRDHDEVGSVDEQSTKSDEEYDDLAMEDKSYWTDEEEESRDTIAIMSEKNNKQATKEDKYIQNLDLFLRTANQQLVEPLQLCASLLTCENGNTRLWLGKEKMRKRSLSISAIGKHGSGLGDAILLGAP